From Prevotella sp. oral taxon 299 str. F0039:
CTATCGGTATACACAACGCCTTGCTTGTCTATTTGTGCCTGTGCCTGTGCCGAAAGCTCACTCCAAGCTATCTCAGTAACTTCTTCGAGGGGTGCTATCTCTTCAAAAAGGACGGGTGCTCCTGCATCACCTTCTATACAACAGATTCCTTTGCAGGCGTCTAAATCGCAACAAAAACACTCTGTTATTATATCTGATGATAATAAAACATTTCCTACTTGTATAATCGACATCATAATGTTTTCTGACTTTTGTATAATGAAATATCGCTTTGCGTGGACTATGGCTATAACTTTACCACTCGATGGGCTTTAATCCGCAGCTAATGAGGTAGTTATTGGCTTGCGAAAAATGGTGATTTCCAAACCAACCGCCACGATTTGCAGACAAAGGTGATGGGTGAACGCTCTCTAACACAAAATGTTTGGTGGTGTCGATAAAGACTTTCTTGCGACGTGCAAAGCCTCCCCAGAGCATAAAAACCAGATTGTTGCGGTGAACACTCAATGCTTTTATTGCGGCATCGGTGAAGGATTCCCAACCAATGTTTTGATGACTCGCTGCCTGATGCGCACGAACCGTGAGGGTTGAGTTGAGCAATAACACGCCTTGCTCTGCCCAATGGGTTAGATCTCCGTTTGCTGGTAACTCTTTTCCAATATCGTTCTTCAACTCTTTAAATATATTGATGAGAGATGGGGGCATGGCTATTCCTTCTTGAACTGAGAAACTTAAACCGTGAGCCTGTCCTATTTCGTGGTAAGGATCTTGCCCTAATATCACCACTTTCACATCGTTAAACGGACACAAGTCAAAGGCTCTGAATATGTTGCGACCTGCAGGAAAGCAACGATTTGTTTTATATTCGAGCTTAACCGCATTGGTTAAACGCTCAAAATAAGGTGCTTCTAACTCGCTTTTTAGCACCTCTTTCCAACTGGGTTCCATCTTTACGTCAACCATTTTCTCTATCTTTTTATTCCAAATGAGCTTTCTTCTTCTTCAATGTGGTAAAACTTTGAAAGATAACTCACACTAATTTGAACTGCAACTCGCATCAAGTTAAAATGCAACTGTCATCAGACTGAAAGGTAATAAAAAATAAAAGAGTCGCAAGCGATATGCTTGTGACTCCCTATATTATTCATACATAATAGCTAATTAAGCAAGACTTTCTACGTGAGCAGCCAAACTTGACTTAATATTTGAAGCTTTATTCTTGTGTATGATATTTGTTTTAGCAAGCTTATCCAACATTGCTTGAACAACAGGATAAAGCTTTAGAGCTTCTTCTTTATCTGTTAATGCACGCAATTTACGCACAGCGTTGCGCATTGTCTTTGCATAATAACGATTATGCAATGTGCGAGTTTTAGTTTGACGGATTCTCTTTAACGCCGATTTATGATTTGCCATCTTTATCTATTGCTTTTATTTTATTATCGTAGTCCCTAGGAGAGTCGAACTCCTCTTTAGAGAATGAAAATCTCTCGTCCTAACCGATAGACGAAGGGACCATAAGTTTTGATTTGCGGTTGCAAAGGTACAACAATTTATTTAAATACCAAATGTTTTACAAAATATTTTTTCTAAAGACACGATTTTTTTATACTTTTGTGGTTAAAATGGGTCTATTTCTATCCTTTTAGGCTGAATTTGCATCATTTATGCATATCAATCAAGAATAAAGTGCATCAATACAAAATCGTAATTTTGCAACCTTTTTTATTATAATATAAGGTAGGATGAAAGACAAAACAAAACATTGTTAAGCTACAATGGTAGGAATTAGATGTTAAAAGGAAGAAATACGGGGAAAGAAATAGCAATTGCACGATTCAACAGAAGCGATAATGTTCCCCCAAAGCGCACGAACGGCTCTTAAAAGCACCTTTTCTCTTTCACACACACGCATGTTCTTATTTATAGATACACACGTATTTATTATAAAACACTCACCCATTTAGCACCATACACCAACAGATTACCTTATAAAAAGGGCGAAACAACATTCAACAAGTTCTCTCATAACAACCCAAAACCCCCATTTTATGCTCACAAACACATCTGCTATTGTTCTACACTCATTCAAATACAAAGATAATCAAATGATTGTCGACATGCTAACTGAGCAATTAGGACGTATCAGTTTTATTGTTCGAGTGGGCAAAAAGGGTTCTAGTGCTACTAAACGACAGTTTTTTCAGCCCCTTACCTTACTCGAACTTGCTTTCGACTATCGTGAGAATGTGGGCTTACAGAAGTTGAATGACATCAAAATAGCTCATCCTTTTAATTCGATTTTCTTTGATCCTTTCAAGTGTAGTATTGCTCTTTTCGTGGCAGAATTTCTGTATCACGCCACCAAAAGCGAAGCGCAAACCGCCCTTTTGCACAACTATATCGAGGCAGGACTTTTGTGGTTAGATGGCTGCACGAGCTCTTTTGCCAACTTTCACCTTGTATTTATGATCAAACTCACACGTTTCATTGGTTTCTATCCCAACACTGAAGGTTTTAATGAGGGTTGTATTTTTAATTTGAGAACGGGCTGTTTTGAAGAATATTCGCCTATACATGCCGACTATCTCACGCCAACAGACTCTATTGCCATGTATCAATTGCTCCGTTCGAACTATAACACCATGCACTTATTTGAGATGTCGCATGAGCAAAGAAACCGCTGTACAGATATCATTTTGAATTATTATAAATTGCACCTCCCCACCTTTGCGGAGCTTAAATCGCTACAAGTGTTGAAAGACATCATGCGATAAACCACCCACCCGAGTTGTCTTTGCACCGCACCCCGTTTACCTTTCTTTCCCACCTTCACAGCCCATTCACAGCAAGGCTTGAGTCATCACGCCACAAAAGCAGTGCTTTCACCATACAAAAGCAGTGAGATTGGGGTGTAAAAGCAATGAGATTGCGCTCTAAAAGCTATGGTTTTAGAAACAAGGTGCTGCGCTATCCTTTTTCAACGCAAATTATTTTTATCAAAAAAAAGAGATATTGCAACTTGTCATCTCACCTCAATTGGCAATCAACAAACCCTGCAATATCTCTTTTTAATGATGTTCTTTTTGATCTATTGTATCTTTTCAGAACTCATTGTCACTTCAATTCGCTTCTTATTCTCTACAACCAGCTTAGCAAAACGCTGCATATCTTGGGGTGTTAGCTGTTCAACCAAACGCTGATAGCCTGCATCTGCATCTACATTATTATACAGATAATTAAACAAGAGCTCTTCCCAATACTCGTTAGTGTTCACTACCGACTTGTAAGTTTTAAGCAAATAGGTCTTTATTTTACCTAACTCTTGCACATCAACTCCATTATTAGCAAGTTTCAAAAGCTCTGCATCTACCAACGGGATAAGCTCTTTATACTTCTCGGGAGCGGTACTAAATGCCACTTTTAGCACCATTTGACTATAAGGATATTGTGCCAATGTGCTTGTAACTTTGATATTATAGGCTCCTCCTTTATCTTCTCTAATCGACTGAAGATAACCACTTCGCAAGAGAGAAGCAAGGATATCGAGTTTTATTTCGTTCTCTACGCTATATGGAATACGTGCAGAATAGAGCACACTTGTTCGCACAACGGGTGTGGCTTGTGGGTGAACCATGAGGCGAGTGATGTTCTTTTCTTGTATTTCTGGAATATTCTTGCCTCGCATCTCTTGAGATTTAGCCGATGGAAGTGATGCCAAATACAGGCAAAGGAAAGGTTTTAACTGCTCAATATCAACGTTTCCTGTTATGATAACGTTAAAATCTGAAGCATTGGCAAAGCGTTCTTTGTAGATCTCTATAATTCTTTTATAGTTCACTTTGTCTAAGTCAGAAGCCGAAAGAGATAGCACTTGTGGATTATTTCCATAAACAACACGCATCAAACTATCGTTATACACCACACCAGGTTTCTGATTTTGCAATTCTGTAAAGCTCTTCTGCTCGTCTATCATCTGCTTAAATGCTACCGAATCTACACGAGGCGAGGTGAAATAAAGATGCACCAACTCGAACAATTCCTTTGCATTTCGAACCACACTGTTACCCTTTATACCTTCGATATCTTCACCAATAAAAGGCGAAACATTCACGGTTTTACCAGAAAGCATTCTATTTAGAGTCAATTCGTCGAACTTCGACAGTCCACCCGACGTAATTCCTGCTATGAGATAGGTTAAGTTATGAGCATCTTTTGTGCTATATAAACTCTTACCTCCAATGCTAAACGCTCGCAAGTTGATTTCATCATCTTCAAAAGAGGTTGGTTTTACATACACATTCATGCCATTCGACAGAGTGAGATGGGTATAACCATATATCATTTTCTCTTCTTTCACAATCTTTCCACTTTGTGGTAGGACTGAAATAAAAGAAGATTCTGTTTTGATATCCTCGTATTTTGGATAATCTTTTTGCTGTGCCAACACAATAGTTTGCTTCAACTGCTGTTCTGAAAGTTCTTCTGCTCCTTTCGACTCGGGCACAAACAAGGTTGCCACCTCATTGGTGTTGTGCACCAGTTCGGCAAGCATTGCATTCACATCTGCCAACGAAACCGAGCCATTCAAACGCTTTGTTTCTTGCAATTCCACTTCAGGAGTTAGTATATTACTATTGTTTAAGAAGTTGTTCACGCA
This genomic window contains:
- the ung gene encoding uracil-DNA glycosylase, giving the protein MVDVKMEPSWKEVLKSELEAPYFERLTNAVKLEYKTNRCFPAGRNIFRAFDLCPFNDVKVVILGQDPYHEIGQAHGLSFSVQEGIAMPPSLINIFKELKNDIGKELPANGDLTHWAEQGVLLLNSTLTVRAHQAASHQNIGWESFTDAAIKALSVHRNNLVFMLWGGFARRKKVFIDTTKHFVLESVHPSPLSANRGGWFGNHHFSQANNYLISCGLKPIEW
- the rpsT gene encoding 30S ribosomal protein S20, which produces MANHKSALKRIRQTKTRTLHNRYYAKTMRNAVRKLRALTDKEEALKLYPVVQAMLDKLAKTNIIHKNKASNIKSSLAAHVESLA
- the recO gene encoding DNA repair protein RecO; this translates as MLTNTSAIVLHSFKYKDNQMIVDMLTEQLGRISFIVRVGKKGSSATKRQFFQPLTLLELAFDYRENVGLQKLNDIKIAHPFNSIFFDPFKCSIALFVAEFLYHATKSEAQTALLHNYIEAGLLWLDGCTSSFANFHLVFMIKLTRFIGFYPNTEGFNEGCIFNLRTGCFEEYSPIHADYLTPTDSIAMYQLLRSNYNTMHLFEMSHEQRNRCTDIILNYYKLHLPTFAELKSLQVLKDIMR
- a CDS encoding pitrilysin family protein, which produces MPFKTMKYNRILLFVVLCFVSFNAFAQRMLQDNSVRIGKLSNGLTYYIKHNSFVKNEADFYLAQRVGSILEMPNQRGLAHFLEHMAFNGTINFPQTNNKPGVVQWCESVGIKFGANLNAYTSVDQTVYNISAAPVIREGIVDSCLLVLHDWSCGLLLTDKEIDKERGVIEEEWRTRRSAMAMQRLLEQSTPIIYKGTKYEDCLPIGSMDIVRSFPYKHLKDYYKRWYRPDLQAVIVVGDVDVNKIEEKIKKCFGAIPQPKNAEKRVYYPVSDNKEMIVFCAKDAEQPVPSFSLYMKRDVTPWAERQTVEAYKDNYLTNLVISMLNNRFDVLQKKHSKEILAASVQDGNFFISNTKDAFMLTATLVKERVKEGISLAVGELERARKHGFTETELLRAKDEVLNDAQNSYNDRNKVRNSMYVEMCVNNFLNNSNILTPEVELQETKRLNGSVSLADVNAMLAELVHNTNEVATLFVPESKGAEELSEQQLKQTIVLAQQKDYPKYEDIKTESSFISVLPQSGKIVKEEKMIYGYTHLTLSNGMNVYVKPTSFEDDEINLRAFSIGGKSLYSTKDAHNLTYLIAGITSGGLSKFDELTLNRMLSGKTVNVSPFIGEDIEGIKGNSVVRNAKELFELVHLYFTSPRVDSVAFKQMIDEQKSFTELQNQKPGVVYNDSLMRVVYGNNPQVLSLSASDLDKVNYKRIIEIYKERFANASDFNVIITGNVDIEQLKPFLCLYLASLPSAKSQEMRGKNIPEIQEKNITRLMVHPQATPVVRTSVLYSARIPYSVENEIKLDILASLLRSGYLQSIREDKGGAYNIKVTSTLAQYPYSQMVLKVAFSTAPEKYKELIPLVDAELLKLANNGVDVQELGKIKTYLLKTYKSVVNTNEYWEELLFNYLYNNVDADAGYQRLVEQLTPQDMQRFAKLVVENKKRIEVTMSSEKIQ